A part of Motilibacter aurantiacus genomic DNA contains:
- the zwf gene encoding glucose-6-phosphate dehydrogenase, whose translation MSEAPAQTIAYPDPSARRYGREPERLDPHVIVLFGATGDLSRRKLLPGLTYLALSALTPEVEIVATSLEDMDSDQFREFAYQAVSEFSTRPLDKEHWHAFATKLRYVPQSAGPDALSQAVKEAEENLGSDRVRRLHYLSVPPRAALAVVNMLRDADLVDRSRVIMEKPFGTDLESAIRLNDQVHGVFKERQIFRIDHFLGKEAAQNILAFRFANGLFEPIWNRNFIDHVQIDIPEKLGLDRRASFYEATGAFKDMVVTHLFQVMAFVAMEPPTALEPRSISEEKNKVFRSLLPIEPRNVVRGQYIGYRDEDGVNPESDTETFIALRADIDNWRWAGVPFYLRTGKRMAEGQRIISIAFKEAPKSMFPTGSGVGTQGPDHLTFDLADESKVSLSFYGKRPGPGFRLDKLSMQFSTHDTSHASDVLEAYERLILDAMRGDHTLFTTAEGIESLWERSMPLLEDPPPVKPYAPGTWGPNAIHQLIAPHAWRLPFERTWRSQRG comes from the coding sequence ATGTCGGAAGCTCCCGCGCAGACCATCGCCTACCCGGACCCCAGCGCCCGACGGTACGGCCGCGAGCCCGAACGCCTCGACCCGCACGTCATCGTCCTGTTCGGGGCCACCGGTGACCTGTCCCGCCGCAAGCTCCTGCCCGGGCTGACCTACCTCGCGCTGTCCGCCCTCACCCCCGAGGTGGAGATCGTCGCCACCTCGCTCGAGGACATGGACAGCGACCAGTTCCGCGAGTTCGCCTACCAGGCGGTCTCGGAGTTCAGCACCCGGCCGCTGGACAAGGAGCACTGGCACGCCTTCGCCACCAAGCTGCGCTACGTGCCGCAGAGCGCCGGGCCGGACGCGCTCTCGCAGGCGGTCAAGGAGGCCGAGGAGAACCTCGGGTCGGACCGCGTGCGGCGCCTGCACTACCTCAGCGTCCCCCCGCGGGCGGCCCTGGCGGTCGTCAACATGCTCCGCGACGCCGACCTGGTCGACCGGTCACGCGTGATCATGGAGAAGCCGTTCGGCACCGACCTGGAGAGCGCGATCCGGCTCAACGACCAGGTGCACGGCGTGTTCAAGGAACGGCAGATCTTCCGGATCGACCACTTCCTCGGCAAGGAGGCGGCGCAGAACATCCTCGCCTTCCGTTTCGCCAACGGCCTCTTCGAGCCGATCTGGAACCGCAACTTCATCGACCACGTCCAGATCGACATCCCCGAGAAGCTCGGGCTCGACCGGCGCGCGAGCTTCTACGAGGCCACCGGCGCGTTCAAGGACATGGTGGTGACCCACCTGTTCCAGGTCATGGCCTTCGTCGCCATGGAGCCGCCCACCGCCCTGGAGCCGCGCTCCATCAGCGAGGAGAAGAACAAGGTCTTCCGCTCGCTGCTGCCGATCGAGCCGCGCAACGTCGTGCGCGGGCAGTACATCGGCTACCGCGACGAGGACGGGGTGAACCCGGAGTCGGACACCGAGACGTTCATCGCGCTGCGCGCCGACATCGACAACTGGCGCTGGGCGGGCGTCCCGTTCTACCTGCGCACCGGCAAGCGCATGGCCGAGGGCCAACGGATCATCTCGATCGCCTTCAAGGAGGCGCCGAAGTCGATGTTCCCGACCGGCTCCGGCGTCGGGACCCAGGGGCCGGACCACCTGACGTTCGACCTGGCCGACGAGAGCAAGGTCTCGTTGTCGTTCTACGGCAAGCGGCCGGGGCCGGGCTTCCGGCTGGACAAGCTGTCGATGCAGTTCTCCACGCACGACACCAGCCACGCCTCCGACGTGCTGGAGGCGTACGAGCGGCTGATCCTCGACGCGATGCGCGGGGACCACACGCTGTTCACCACCGCCGAGGGCATCGAGAGCCTGTGGGAGCGGTCGATGCCGCTGTTGGAGGACCCGCCCCCGGTCAAGCCGTACGCCCCCGGCACCTGGGGGCCGAACGCCATCCACCAGCTCATCGCGCCCCACGCGTGGCGCCTGCCGTTCGAGCGGACCTGGCGCTCCCAGCGCGGCTGA
- a CDS encoding endonuclease/exonuclease/phosphatase family protein, with product MTDSGTPLRVLSYNVRSMRDDVQALASVIRACRPDVLCVQEAPRFLRWRTQLARLARESGLVYACGGRTTHGPALLVALGVDVLGVSEFRFRKAPGLHARGLAVADCRKAGSRFRVASMHLGLREEERERNVTDALAALGDARPLVLAGDVNEPPGGPAWRLLHDAGLRDAYAAARWGEELTFSSASPRRRIDAVFASAGVTVERCGVPTVLEGVDPGRLVAATDHRPLLAELQLP from the coding sequence ATGACCGACAGCGGCACTCCGCTGCGGGTGTTGTCGTACAACGTCCGCAGCATGCGGGACGACGTGCAGGCCTTAGCCTCCGTGATCCGGGCCTGCCGGCCGGACGTGCTCTGCGTGCAGGAGGCGCCGCGGTTCCTGCGCTGGCGCACCCAGCTGGCCCGGCTCGCCCGCGAGTCGGGGCTGGTCTACGCCTGCGGCGGACGCACCACGCACGGCCCCGCGCTGCTCGTGGCCCTCGGCGTCGACGTGCTCGGGGTCTCCGAGTTCCGCTTCCGCAAGGCCCCGGGGCTGCACGCCCGGGGCTTGGCCGTAGCCGACTGCCGGAAAGCCGGTTCGCGCTTCCGGGTCGCCAGCATGCACCTCGGGCTGCGCGAGGAGGAGCGGGAGCGCAACGTGACCGACGCCTTGGCCGCGCTCGGGGACGCACGCCCGCTCGTGCTGGCCGGGGACGTGAACGAGCCGCCGGGCGGGCCGGCGTGGCGGCTGCTGCACGACGCCGGGCTGCGGGACGCGTACGCCGCCGCGCGGTGGGGGGAGGAGCTGACCTTCTCGTCGGCCTCCCCCCGCCGGCGCATCGACGCGGTGTTCGCCAGTGCCGGCGTGACGGTCGAGCGGTGCGGCGTGCCGACCGTGCTGGAGGGCGTCGACCCGGGACGGCTGGTCGCGGCGACCGACCACCGGCCGCTGCTGGCCGAGCTGCAGCTGCCCTAG
- a CDS encoding ROK family glucokinase: MGLTIGVDLGGTKVAAAVVDEDGTIVARTRSETPNTGADATVGAILEAVRGLREQHPQVEAVGVGAPGFIDERRSTVLFLTNLAGWRHRPLRAELEQALGLPVVVENDANVAAWGEAVYGAGRGEEYLVCVTVGTGIGGGIIVGGQLYRGRFGVAAEVGHFRVEPNGRPCGCGNRGCWEQYCSGNALVREARWRAAEDREGASLMLSYGDGSPEGINGLDITDAARRGDRVAIASFESVGRWLGQGLADLAAILDPGCFVIGGGVSEAGDLLLEPARRTYTEVLTGRAYRPLAEIRQATLGNDAGVVGAADLARHL; the protein is encoded by the coding sequence GTGGGACTGACGATCGGGGTCGACCTCGGGGGCACGAAGGTTGCCGCCGCTGTGGTGGACGAGGACGGGACGATCGTCGCCCGGACCCGCAGCGAGACGCCGAACACCGGCGCGGACGCCACGGTGGGCGCCATCCTCGAGGCCGTCCGCGGCCTGCGCGAGCAGCACCCGCAGGTCGAGGCCGTCGGCGTGGGCGCCCCCGGCTTCATCGACGAGCGCCGCTCCACCGTGCTCTTCCTGACCAACCTCGCCGGCTGGCGGCACCGGCCGCTGCGCGCCGAGCTCGAGCAGGCGCTCGGCCTGCCGGTCGTGGTGGAGAACGACGCCAACGTGGCGGCCTGGGGTGAGGCGGTCTACGGCGCCGGCCGGGGCGAGGAGTACCTCGTCTGCGTCACCGTCGGCACGGGTATCGGCGGTGGCATCATCGTCGGCGGGCAGCTGTACCGCGGGCGCTTCGGCGTCGCGGCCGAGGTCGGGCACTTCCGGGTCGAGCCGAACGGCCGGCCGTGCGGCTGCGGCAACCGCGGCTGCTGGGAGCAGTACTGCAGTGGCAACGCCCTGGTGCGCGAGGCCCGTTGGCGGGCCGCCGAGGACCGGGAGGGCGCCTCCCTCATGCTCAGCTACGGCGACGGCAGCCCCGAGGGCATCAACGGCCTCGACATCACCGACGCCGCCCGCCGCGGCGACCGGGTGGCCATCGCCTCCTTCGAGTCGGTGGGGCGCTGGCTCGGGCAGGGCCTCGCCGACCTCGCGGCGATCCTCGACCCGGGGTGCTTCGTGATCGGCGGCGGCGTCTCCGAGGCCGGCGACCTGCTCCTCGAGCCGGCGCGCCGGACCTACACCGAGGTGCTGACCGGCCGCGCCTACCGGCCGCTCGCGGAGATCCGGCAGGCGACCCTGGGCAACGATGCGGGCGTCGTCGGCGCGGCCGACCTGGCCCGCCACCTCTGA
- a CDS encoding SRPBCC family protein: MSDQTESSIGIDAPAHVVMDVIADLEAYPEWNEEFSRVEVLAVGDDADQRPLEARVVLDSNPIRDTLLLDYEWDGDSEVRWTLAEEAQLLRRLDGSYVLVDNGDGTTQVVYRLAVDLKMPMIGMLKRKAEKVVIERALRGLKKRVES; the protein is encoded by the coding sequence GTGTCGGACCAGACCGAGTCCAGCATCGGGATCGACGCCCCTGCCCACGTCGTGATGGACGTGATCGCGGACCTCGAGGCCTACCCGGAGTGGAACGAGGAGTTCTCCCGGGTCGAGGTGCTCGCGGTCGGCGACGACGCCGACCAGCGGCCGCTCGAGGCCCGCGTCGTGCTCGACTCGAACCCGATCCGCGACACCCTCCTGCTCGACTACGAGTGGGACGGCGACAGCGAGGTCCGGTGGACGCTCGCCGAGGAGGCGCAGCTGCTGCGCCGGCTCGACGGGTCCTACGTCCTGGTCGACAACGGCGACGGGACCACCCAGGTCGTCTACCGCCTGGCGGTGGACCTCAAGATGCCGATGATCGGGATGCTCAAGCGGAAGGCCGAGAAGGTCGTCATCGAGCGCGCCCTGCGCGGGCTGAAGAAGCGGGTGGAGTCCTGA
- a CDS encoding AMP-dependent synthetase/ligase has protein sequence MAPASEFHAPRLPAVPADDDLTGLVWDKAATAPDAPMLSRKLDGRWVDVTAAQFRDEVIGVAKGLIAAGLAPGDRVGIMSHTRYEWTVVDFAIWAAGCVSVPVYETSSAEQVEWILADSRAVGIVVETADHAALVKEAEELPALQHVWRIEDGALDALTRDGAHLPGSVVEERRAGLGTASLATLIYTSGTTGRPKGCKLSHGNFLAEVRGALAGVPEVFGKPDAASLLFLPLAHVLARAFQLICIGGDIKLAHSADVKNLLPDLASYKPTFLLAVPRVFEKVYNGAEQKADASGKGKVFRAASATAVAYSKALDSGKPPLQLRLKHAVFDTLVYGKLRAALGGRVTYAICGGAPLGERLGHFFRGLGLVVLEGYGLTESTAAVCVNTPSKLRMGTVGPPLPGNAVRIEPDGEILVRGGVVFGGYAGNADGDAMTDDGWFRTGDLGELDAEGFLRVTGRKKEMIVTAGGKNVSPATLEDRLRAAALVSQCMVVGDKRAYIAALVTLDAEALVPWLAARGKPSMTVAEAAHDPDVRAEVQNAVDAANTAVSRAESIRRFAILDCDFTVEGGQLTPSLKVKRTVVTGEFAKEIEELYAPEAARG, from the coding sequence ATGGCGCCCGCATCTGAGTTCCACGCGCCACGGCTGCCCGCCGTGCCCGCCGACGACGACCTGACCGGCCTCGTGTGGGACAAGGCGGCCACCGCCCCGGACGCCCCCATGCTCAGCCGGAAGCTCGACGGCCGCTGGGTCGACGTGACGGCGGCGCAGTTCCGCGACGAGGTCATCGGGGTCGCCAAGGGGCTGATCGCCGCCGGGCTCGCGCCGGGCGACCGGGTCGGGATCATGTCGCACACCCGCTACGAGTGGACGGTCGTCGACTTCGCGATCTGGGCCGCGGGCTGTGTCTCCGTCCCGGTCTACGAGACCTCCTCCGCCGAGCAGGTCGAGTGGATCCTCGCGGACTCCCGCGCCGTCGGCATCGTCGTGGAGACCGCGGACCACGCCGCGCTCGTCAAGGAGGCCGAGGAGCTGCCCGCGCTGCAGCACGTGTGGCGGATCGAGGACGGCGCGCTCGACGCGCTCACGCGCGACGGCGCCCACCTGCCGGGCTCCGTGGTCGAGGAGCGCCGCGCCGGACTGGGCACCGCGTCGCTCGCGACCCTGATCTACACGTCCGGGACGACCGGCCGCCCGAAGGGCTGCAAGCTGTCCCACGGCAACTTCCTCGCCGAAGTACGCGGCGCGCTCGCCGGGGTTCCCGAGGTCTTCGGCAAGCCGGACGCCGCGAGCCTGCTCTTCCTGCCGCTGGCCCACGTCCTCGCCCGCGCGTTCCAGCTGATCTGCATCGGCGGGGACATCAAGCTGGCCCACTCCGCCGACGTGAAGAACCTGCTGCCGGACCTGGCGTCGTACAAGCCGACGTTCCTCCTCGCGGTGCCCCGAGTGTTCGAGAAGGTCTACAACGGCGCCGAGCAGAAGGCCGATGCCTCCGGCAAGGGCAAGGTCTTCCGTGCGGCGTCGGCCACGGCGGTGGCCTACAGCAAGGCGCTCGACAGCGGGAAGCCGCCGCTGCAGCTGCGGCTCAAGCACGCGGTCTTCGACACGCTGGTCTACGGCAAGCTGCGTGCCGCCCTGGGCGGCCGGGTGACGTACGCGATCTGCGGCGGCGCGCCGCTGGGCGAGCGGCTCGGCCACTTCTTCCGCGGTCTGGGCCTCGTCGTGCTCGAGGGCTACGGCCTGACCGAGTCCACCGCCGCGGTCTGCGTCAACACCCCCTCCAAGCTGAGGATGGGGACGGTCGGCCCGCCGCTGCCGGGCAACGCGGTCCGGATCGAGCCCGACGGCGAGATCCTCGTCCGTGGCGGCGTCGTCTTCGGCGGCTACGCCGGCAACGCCGACGGCGACGCGATGACCGACGACGGCTGGTTCCGCACCGGCGACCTCGGTGAGCTGGACGCGGAGGGCTTCCTCCGGGTGACCGGCCGCAAGAAGGAGATGATCGTCACCGCAGGTGGCAAGAACGTCTCCCCCGCGACGCTCGAGGACCGGCTGCGGGCTGCGGCGCTCGTCAGCCAGTGCATGGTGGTCGGGGACAAGCGGGCCTACATCGCCGCTCTGGTCACGCTCGACGCCGAGGCGCTCGTCCCTTGGCTCGCGGCGCGCGGGAAGCCGTCGATGACCGTCGCCGAGGCGGCGCACGACCCCGACGTGCGCGCGGAGGTGCAGAACGCCGTGGACGCGGCGAACACCGCGGTCTCGCGGGCCGAGTCGATCCGGCGGTTCGCGATCCTGGACTGCGACTTCACGGTCGAGGGCGGGCAGCTGACACCTTCACTGAAGGTGAAGCGCACTGTGGTGACGGGCGAGTTCGCCAAGGAGATCGAGGAGCTGTACGCGCCGGAGGCTGCGCGCGGTTGA
- a CDS encoding vanadium-dependent haloperoxidase: MTGQATPLPPLTGIEPTVATRAAAMMHIAIFEILNSARWASTGGRGLQYGGYLGGDAAYVGPSGQTAPFATTASVDTDLATSMAARDLLLAALPSNRASYVQAWYAQRVGTATQPEASSLASRVVTAMLARRANDGSSNTTPYTFDGVPGAWQFTNEAPNPAGQRPKGCQVQSDIATPNWGNVTPFSVKPARPAYPANATSYSQLLGSAEYAADLDEVRRLGAYDSTERTIDQTQAAFFWANDLAGTTTPPGQLLDITADVAPTHPVYSGDELGQSHLLASVSIALADAAIAVWDTKFLGPLDIWRPVTAINHPAAIGWKPLSRDTTGIHFSPCFPAWTSGHSGFAGAWQAMMDRSFNGAASFTFTATTSDPNVPPGTTRAFTSFTQAAEENARSRVWLGVHFNFDARDGLAVGRAVGSTSWRAKAINCTAGCLAGV; encoded by the coding sequence GTGACCGGTCAGGCGACGCCGCTGCCACCTCTCACCGGCATCGAGCCGACGGTGGCCACGCGCGCTGCGGCCATGATGCACATCGCCATCTTCGAGATCCTGAACTCGGCCCGGTGGGCGAGCACGGGCGGACGCGGGCTGCAGTACGGCGGGTACCTCGGCGGGGACGCGGCGTACGTCGGCCCCAGCGGCCAGACCGCGCCGTTCGCGACTACGGCCAGCGTCGACACCGATCTCGCGACGTCGATGGCGGCCCGCGACCTCCTGCTCGCGGCGCTTCCGAGCAACAGGGCGAGCTATGTGCAGGCCTGGTACGCCCAGCGCGTCGGGACCGCAACCCAGCCGGAGGCGTCCAGCCTGGCCTCCCGGGTGGTGACGGCCATGCTCGCACGGCGCGCCAACGACGGGTCCAGCAACACCACCCCGTACACCTTCGACGGCGTCCCCGGCGCTTGGCAGTTCACCAACGAGGCGCCGAACCCTGCGGGCCAGCGGCCCAAGGGCTGCCAGGTCCAGAGCGACATCGCCACCCCGAACTGGGGAAACGTGACCCCGTTCTCGGTCAAGCCGGCGCGCCCGGCGTACCCGGCCAACGCGACGAGCTACTCCCAGCTGCTCGGTAGCGCCGAGTACGCCGCGGACCTCGACGAGGTCCGACGCCTCGGCGCGTACGACAGCACCGAGCGCACGATCGACCAGACCCAGGCCGCGTTCTTCTGGGCGAACGACCTGGCCGGTACCACCACACCGCCTGGCCAGCTGCTCGACATCACCGCCGACGTCGCGCCGACGCATCCGGTGTACAGCGGCGACGAGCTCGGCCAGTCCCATCTGCTGGCCAGTGTCTCGATCGCTCTGGCCGACGCCGCGATCGCGGTCTGGGACACCAAGTTCCTCGGCCCGCTCGACATCTGGCGGCCCGTCACTGCGATCAACCACCCCGCGGCGATCGGCTGGAAGCCGCTGTCCCGCGACACGACCGGGATCCACTTCAGCCCCTGCTTCCCGGCCTGGACCTCGGGCCACTCCGGCTTCGCCGGGGCCTGGCAGGCGATGATGGACCGCTCGTTCAACGGCGCTGCCAGCTTCACCTTCACGGCCACGACCAGCGACCCGAACGTCCCCCCGGGCACGACGCGCGCCTTCACCAGCTTCACCCAGGCCGCCGAGGAGAACGCCCGCAGCCGGGTGTGGCTCGGCGTCCACTTCAACTTCGACGCCCGGGACGGCCTGGCCGTCGGCCGAGCAGTGGGATCGACCTCGTGGCGAGCGAAGGCGATCAACTGCACCGCAGGCTGCCTCGCCGGGGTCTGA